The Humulus lupulus chromosome 4, drHumLupu1.1, whole genome shotgun sequence genome has a window encoding:
- the LOC133832996 gene encoding protein FAR1-RELATED SEQUENCE 5-like, with product MGKVPITILYDGHWNDNEKFAGYRLTTMLLNDNATFLDALQLLYKELPLKLDCRRHYIRIFVDMNLGENGNNILEVMGDSGMSWYLHMEKSDKEMKYPLIVSFEERPMVELIQKSIENNRLLLESVTDHSSIMESDLSSKFGTNFEVGSSSNSHGGSNGSSTVLSTNMNNSPTSENVDSIFVDPIGLEDLKVKYLFENKEKLKTALGLISIKKNFEFVTIKSNQTRLVVRCVVPNCEWYMRASKYGNGDFWMVRKYVKDHTCPIDVVLNDQRQATSKLVSDCVTNLLRDDATTCPKKIVAHMLREYGVRISYFKARMAKEKALEALQGSADESYALLPSYLHALKSSNPGSVVDYQTDDEGRFLYMFMAFGASLEGWKYCRPVISVDGTFLTAKFAGTLFMACAMDANNHIFPIVFGIGDSENDSSWIWFFQRLRDALGSRDNLVIVSDRHRSIENAISTVYPDAEHVLCTYHLLNNLKSALKFKGHDVLFENCSRAYLKIDFEFYMRQMESIKPRIREYLLQIGYEKWARSYSTRRRYTIMTSNISESLNSVWKEARDFPEIYKMQQKL from the exons ATGGGAAAGGTTCCTATTACAATATTGTATGATGGACATTGGAATGACAACGAAAAATTCGCGGGTTATAGGTTGACAACTATGTTGCTTAACGACAATGCCACATTTTTAGATGCTTTACAACTATTGTATAAAGAGTTGCCTCTAAAGTTGGATTGTCGTCGCCACTACATTAGGATTTTTGTTGATATGAACCTTGGAGAGAATGGAAATAATATTTTAGAGGTTATGGGTGATAGTGGTATGAGTTGGTACCTACATATGGAAAAATCTGATAAAGAAATGAAATACCCACTCATTGTAAGTTTTGAGGAGCGTCCAATGGTTGAACTAATTCAAAAGTCCATTGAGAATAATCGTTTGTTGTTGGAGTCTGTTACTGATCACTCCTCTATAATGGAATCAGATTTGTCTTCAAAGTTTGGCACAAACTTTGAAGTAGGTTCATCGTCAAATTCTCATGGTGGGAGCAATGGTAGTTCAACTGTTCTAAGTACCAACATGAACAATTCTCCAACTTCAGAAAACGTAGACTCTATATTTGTAGATCCCATTGGATTGGAAGATCTGAAAGTCAAATACCTCtttgaaaataaagaaaagttGAAGACTGCATTAGGGTTGATCTCAATTAAGAAAAATTTTGAATTTGTGACTATTAAGTCTAACCAAACTAGATTGGTTGTCAGATGTGTAGTTCCAAATTGTGAATGGTACATGAGGGCTTCAAAGTATGGAAATGGAGATTTTTGGATGGTAAGGAAGTATGTCAAGGATCATACTTGTCCAATTGATGTTGTGTTAAATGATCAGCGTCAAGCTACTAGCAAATTAGTGAGTGATTGTGTAACTAACTTGCTAAGAGATGATGCAACAACATGTCCTAAAAAGATAGTAGCTCATATGTTGAGAGAATATGGGGTCCGTATTAGTTACTTCAAAGCTCGTATGGCAAAGGAAAAAGCATTGGAGGCATTACAAGGATCTGCTGATGAGTCATATGCTCTATTGCCATCATATCTCCATGCTCTAAAGTCTTCTAATCCTG GCTCAGTGGTTGATTATCAAACTGATGATGAAGGCAGATTCTTGTATATGTTCATGGCATTTGGAGCTTCCCTTGAAGGATGGAAGTATTGTAGGCCAGTCATATCAGTTGACGGAACATTTTTAACAGCTAAATTTGCAGGAACATTGTTCATGGCATGTGCCATGGATGCCAATAATCATATATTCCCAATAGTTTTTGGCATCGGAGATTCTGAGAATGATTCTTCTTGGATTTGGTTTTTCCAAAGATTAAGAGATGCATTAGGATCTCGAGATAATCTGGTTATTGTTTCAGACAGACACAGGAGTATTGAGAATGCAATATCTACTGTGTATCCAGATGCAGAACATGTCTTATGCACCTATCATTTGTTGAACAACCTAAAATCTGCATTGAAGTTCAAGGGCCATGATGTGCTATTTGAGAATTGTTCAAGAGCTTATTTAAAGATTGACTTTGAGTTTTATATGCGCCAAATGGAGTCAATCAAACCAAGAATTCGTGAATATCTTCTTCAAATTGGATATGAGAAATGGGCTAGATCATATTCTACTAGAAGAAGATACACCATTATGACCTCAAATATATCTGAAAGCTTAAATTCTGTTTGGAAAGAAGCTAGAGACTTTCCTG aaatatacaagATGCAGCAAAAA TTGTAG